TTGGTTTCCTCATTTAACGTGAAGTAAGTGGTCACCCTGTTTGCTTTTGTCAGTAAATTAAGATACCTAATCATTTTTGCAAGGTCTCTCTCTTCCATATGCTGTCTCAATGCGGTTAAGCTGTCTATCACCAATACTTCCGGTTTGAGCTTTTCTATTATCTCCTTAATTTTTAGGAAGGTGTAAACTGGGGTTTTGCTTTCTGGGATCCAAGTGATTATCTTAAGGTTCTCTCTTAGGGCTTCCTCTATTGGCATACCGTAGTTTTTGGCGCTTCTTATTATCTGGTCTATCGGTTCCTCAAAGGCGAGATAGATTGCCCTTCTTCCCTTTAATGCGTTGGCTATGGCAAA
The Thermococcus sp. 2319x1 DNA segment above includes these coding regions:
- a CDS encoding ATPase domain-containing protein, translated to MANALKGRRAIYLAFEEPIDQIIRSAKNYGMPIEEALRENLKIITWIPESKTPVYTFLKIKEIIEKLKPEVLVIDSLTALRQHMEERDLAKMIRYLNLLTKANRVTTYFTLNEETNFEVVPFTGASTMVDVIIGLKYQVKNGNIERKMAIVKARGSNHSRKIYRYEITDKGVEIYE